The DNA window CTCATCCTGAGCGGATTGTCTCCGATCGAAGCATGAAAAGACGGCGATGATGAAGGAGATGGAGAAAATCGTCTGGCAGTTAGGGGCGAGTGATCTGTCGAAGTTGCGCAACAGGCAGAGAAAAAGAAGAAAAAGAAACAGAAGGAGATGATGTTGATGATGTTTTTCTTGATGACCGGTGACGAGATGAAGTGAGTCAGTAAGAGGAACAAGGATTTCAACTGCATTGCGAGCATGGCTGTTGTATCTCTTCAACTCGTTTTTCATTGTATCATTTCATCATTCTATAACAAACCTGCGCCTTAAAAGCTGTTACACAGGTAAGCCTCATCCATGTACCTCATTCTTCACAAAATTATTGAAAATTTCGGTTGCTTTTTAGCCACGGCTATGATATGTGTAATGCAATTTATGAAGGGAGGTGAACCGATAAAATAATTATTGACAAGGAATGTTGACAGATAAAATGAGGTTTTAAAGAGAGTTAGAACAAAATAAGGAGAAGGAGAAAAAATGAAGAAATTGTTAGTCTTGGTTGCATGTTTGATTGCAGGAAGTTTTGTTTTAGCTTCGGAAGTCGGTAACAACCCGGAAGGGGAGGGGTTCAAATTCAGCTTTGACTTTGGATTTGATCACTCCAGCAGAGAAGTTGAGCTCGATGAAAAAGCCCTGATCTATTATGACGACTCTGATTATGGCGATGGTTATGGCTACATCTACAAATATTGGCTCGTCAGTTTCGATGGTGAAGAAACTCTGGACAAGCTCTTCCTCAACCTTAATTTTGGATTTGGCAGATACGCTTTCTACATCAAAGGTGGAATGGCGAGAATGAAATCAGAACTGTTCGACCTCCTGTTGTACTACCAATATGAATATTACTTTGCCGGCTCGCTGGAAGATTGGTATCAATACGATGAGAGTGGATACTGGTTAAGCAAGAAGGGCAAGGGAGATTGGAGCCCCTTCTACGGCGCCGGTTTCAAGGCAACCTTCTTCGAATCCGGGGATTTCAGGGTTGGAATGGATGCCCAGTACAACATCTATGACCTGGACAGCGACGTCGTCTTGTATCAGGACAGTTATACCGATATGGGCGGGCTCTATGATGAGCTTTTTCAAATAGCACTGGATAAGACGAAGACGACGGAATACCATGTAGCCCTTGTCTTGAGCAAGAAGATGGAGCATGTTTCTCCTTATGGAGGTTTCAAGCTTTCAGGATACAGCACCGACTATGAGGGGCATTACCTCGAATATGATTACTATGACGGCGTCCTTGATTACTGGTATTACTTCCCATGGGAATTTACGACGAAACCTCAGGACATTTACGGCTTCTTCTTCGGAGTCGACTGCACTCTTACGGCCAATGTCCACCTCAACAGCGAGCTCCGGGTCGGCGATGAGACTGCCATGACGACATTCTTTTCCTTCAAGTTTTAAAATCCCTCTTCCGGTGAATGTAAAGGCCAGGCTCTAAGCCTGGCCTTTTTTTACCAATCCTTCTCATCTTGTTGAACTGGACTCATCTTCTCCTTCACTGGATTCTTGAGCCGACGGACATTCTTTTTCTGTTTCCGCGCTGCAAAACGACAGCCAAAAATGATAAATACTCTTGATTTTGCCCTTTTTTTTTCCTATTATGAAAAATCTATTTCAAAGGTACTTATTATGAACATGAAAAAATCTGTCACAGTCCTTTTCCTGCTCTTCCTGTTTTCCCTTTCTCTCTCCTTAGCCCAGCACAAAGAAAAAAGTGTGGAGATGACCCCGCTCCTCACCTGGGAGATGTTCGATTCGGAAACGGGCGTGGATGATACCCCCCTCCTGGGATTAAAGCTCGGTTTCAATTTCTCAAAACATCTCGAGGGAGAATTTGTCTACTCCCTGGGAACGATAAACAGCGACTCCTTCCAGATCATTAACGAAGATGTACGTTATCTGGATGCGGATGAAGACGATGATATCGCACACTGGTCGGCTAATTTCGTCTTCAACTTCAAACCTATCAAAGAGAAGTTCATTCCTTACGCGGAAGGTGGGATGGGAAGACTCCGGATCAAGAGAACATACAATGTCTGGTCCGACAATCCCGGAACAGGGGCTACGGAATATGTTGGGAGGTGGATCGACAGCCAGTCTTCCCCCAGTTACCTGTTCGGCGGCGGATTCCGTTACTATTTCAAGAAGAGATTTGCTTTCCGCTTAGAAGTCGCTGGTGTTCAATATCATCATGATGTAACGGGCCTGACCTTTGATGGCAGCAATGACGAATATTACTTCACGACGACGGACAGCAACCTGTTCAACATCAAGACATCCCTGGGTTTCTCCATCCTATTCGGCGGGAAGGAATGAACGAGCACATCAAGAAGCCATCAAATGAAAATGGAGATGAATCGCTTACTTTTTAATGAGGTCTTTGAGAGCCTTTGCCACGGAGAACTTCACGACCGTTTTTGCCGGAATCTGGATCGCCTCGCCCGTCGCCGGATTTCTTCCCATTCTTGCCTTTCTCTTCACGACTTTGAATTTTCCCAGCCCGGTGAGAGGAACCTCGTCTCCCTTCTTTATCGATTTTTCAACAACCTTCGTGAGCGCTTCGAGAAACAGCTTGGTGTTCTTCTTCTCAAGCTTTGCTTCCGAAGCAAGTTTTTCTACCAGTTCACTCTTTGTCATATTCTATCCTCCTGATTTTTTATAATATTATCAAAGGCAAGACAGCAAATTCAATCATTAAAATCTTGTTTTGAAATTTTTAAAATCTTATCGACGATGCTCTCAACGGTCATCCCTCTCGTGTCGATCCGGTAATCGGCAAGTATGTATCTTCCCTTCCTGCTCTCGAGCATCTGCCTGAACTCCGCATCATCGGTGAAGAGTGGCCGCACTGGGCCATCTTTCATCCTTTCGAGGATATCTTCAAAGGGAGCATCGAGCCAGATGGAGATTCCCGTTTCCTTGATGAACTTCCTGTGCTGAGCTCCAAGGAAGAGTCCTCCGCCCGTGGCTACTACTGCATTTGTGATCCCGGCCAGCGAGAGAAGCGCTTCCCATTCCCTCTCGCGAAAATACCCCTCGCCTGATTCCTGGAAGACCTTCTCGATGCTTCTTCTCTCCTTTGCCTCAACCATCTCATCGGTGTCATGAAAAGTGTAGCCGAGTCTATTGGCGAGAGTTCTCCCTACCGCGCTCTTCCCACACCCCATGAATCCAACAAGGAATATGACATCCTTCTTCATCATGATCTTGCTTTCCAATTCATCCACGAATTATTTGCCGTTCCAGCGTCGAAGGATATTTCTTAAGGATGGCGAATTCGATTGCAAAAACGGTCACCAGGTAATGTTGAGTTTGGCCAGACGGTTCTCGTAATCCCTGTAAAGGAGATATCCTTTTTCCCTTCCAAACTCAAACAGCCTCTTCGTGATCTCGACGTCCTTCCTGCAGTACTCCTCGATGAGATCCAGCTTTCCCTCCTTGAACCATTGCAGGCTCTGAAAACCAT is part of the Acidobacteriota bacterium genome and encodes:
- a CDS encoding shikimate kinase; this encodes MMKKDVIFLVGFMGCGKSAVGRTLANRLGYTFHDTDEMVEAKERRSIEKVFQESGEGYFREREWEALLSLAGITNAVVATGGGLFLGAQHRKFIKETGISIWLDAPFEDILERMKDGPVRPLFTDDAEFRQMLESRKGRYILADYRIDTRGMTVESIVDKILKISKQDFND
- a CDS encoding outer membrane beta-barrel protein → MNMKKSVTVLFLLFLFSLSLSLAQHKEKSVEMTPLLTWEMFDSETGVDDTPLLGLKLGFNFSKHLEGEFVYSLGTINSDSFQIINEDVRYLDADEDDDIAHWSANFVFNFKPIKEKFIPYAEGGMGRLRIKRTYNVWSDNPGTGATEYVGRWIDSQSSPSYLFGGGFRYYFKKRFAFRLEVAGVQYHHDVTGLTFDGSNDEYYFTTTDSNLFNIKTSLGFSILFGGKE
- a CDS encoding HU family DNA-binding protein, which produces MTKSELVEKLASEAKLEKKNTKLFLEALTKVVEKSIKKGDEVPLTGLGKFKVVKRKARMGRNPATGEAIQIPAKTVVKFSVAKALKDLIKK